One Solea solea chromosome 5, fSolSol10.1, whole genome shotgun sequence genomic window carries:
- the slc9a5 gene encoding sodium/hydrogen exchanger 5 isoform X1 yields the protein MKMQFPLLLLLLLFSATADLSGTADLRETGLSIPASAPPLHLCPQSGAPRDLAPPGLASARSAAGEPEEAQNVGHHGGGFRVVQWEWTYVQTPYIIAMWLLVASVAKILFHFSQHFTTVVPESCMLILLGLVLGGVVLVANKKQLYQLDPALFFLFLLPTIVGDAGYFMSARLFFDNLGAILTYAVVGTLWNAFCCGFSLYAAKLLQVIDERVEADLMDFLLFGALISAVDPVAVLAVFEEVHVNDTLFIIVFGESLVNDAVTVVLYKVYISFVEVGVENVETADYFKGVASFFIVSIGGTLVGVVFAVILGFITRFTKKVRIIEPLFVFLLVYLAYLTAELFSLSAILSMTFCGIGANKYVEANISQKSRTTVKYTMKTLASIAETIIFIFLGISAVDKSKWAWDTGLVSCTLVFIFVFRAVGVIGQTWVLNRFRLIPLDKIDQVVMSYGGLRGAVAFALVVLLDGEQVKAKDYFVATTIVVVFFTVMFQGLTIKPLVKWLKVPRSSSRKPTINEEIHERAFDHILTAVEDIAGLQGYHHWRDKWEQFDKNYLSKLLLRKSVYRKSELWEAYQKINIRDAISVIDQGGNVLTSARLSLPSMASRASFPEFTNVTNYLRENGSGVCLDLQVIDNVPGAKVEEDTETHHVLAENLYKPRRRYQSHYSRHFMSLGEKERQDREVFQRNMKSRMETFKSTRYKRHKKERSLKKRQGPDTKEDRDKPRRNVSWQDTDQVFVSVESDEEKDEHSDAEKEEDVGITFVARKTETPKPRPKSVPPAVGDSHSPTAAPPSLTTGGSLLPWKGSVSSPPPCVSVEATKIIPVDLQQAWNQSISSLESVSSPPAHTEPVHPRVSALSRLGVPRPVSYSPPGSVGGCTSSIGSQVVQSSLCFPEKKKEEEMEEEQEKEEEAELQPLLAPPTSPTKPPPPPGSAPSSGKRRKPSVYLRSLVTTPSTGSNESHSRGPTQL from the exons ATGAAGATGCAgttcccgctgctgctgctgctgcttcttttctcTGCCACCGCGGACCTGTCGGGTACCGCGGACCTCCGGGAGACGGGGCTCAGCATCCCTGCCTCCGCCCCCCCGCTCCACCTCTGTCCACAGTCCGGAGCACCGCGCGACCTCGCGCCACCCGGTCTTGCGTCGGCCCGATCAGCCGCGGGGGAGCCCGAGGAGGCGCAGAATGTCGGTCATCACGGCGGCGGGTTCCGTGTGGTCCAGTGGGAGTGGACCTACGTCCAGACCCCGTACATCATCGCTATGTGGCTGCTGGTGGCCAGTGTAGCCAAGatcc TGTTCCATTTCTCTCAGCACTTCACCACCGTGGTTCCAGAGAGTTGCATGCTGATCCTGCTGGGTCTGGTTCTGGGCGGAGTTGTGTTGGTAGCCAATAAGAAGCAACTGTATCAACTTGACCCcgccctcttcttcctcttcctgctgcCGACCATCGTGGGCGACGCCGGCTACTTCATGTCGGCCCGCCTCTTCTTTGACAACCTGGGCGCCATCCTGACGTACGCCGTGGTGGGAACGCTGTGGAACGCCTTCTGCTGCGGCTTCAGTCTGTACGCTGCCAAACTGCTGCAGGTCATAG atgagcGTGTGGAGGCTGACCTCATGGACTTCCTATTGTTTGGCGCTCTGATCTCAGCCGTTGACCCGGTGGCGGTTCTTGCCGTGTTTGAAGAAGTTCACGTCAACGACACGCTCTTCATCATCGTGTTTGGAGAATCTCTGGTGAACGACGCCGTCACCGTG gtctTATATAAAGTGTACATTTCCTTTGTGGAGGTAGGGGTGGAGAACGTGGAGACAGCAGACTACTTCAAAGGCGTGG CCTCCTTCTTCATCGTCAGCATCGGTGGGACTCTGGTGGGTGTGGTCTTCGCCGTCATCCTGGGCTTCATCACTCGCTTCACTAAGAAGGTCCGTATCATCGAGCCACTCTTCGTCTTCCTGCTCGTCTACCTGGCGTACCTGACCGCCGAGCTCTTCTCGCTGTCCGCCATTTTGTC aATGACCTTCTGTGGCATCGGAGCCAACAAATACGTGGAGGCCAACATTTCGCAGAAGTCTCGGACGACGGTGAAGTACACGATGAAGACGCTGGCGAGCATCGCAgaaaccatcatcttcatcttcctcgGCATCTCCGCCGTCGACAAGTCCAAGTGGGCGTGGGACACGGGCCTGGTGTCCTGCACCCTCGTCTTCATCTTTGTCTTCAGAGCTGTGG GTGTGATTGGTCAGACCTGGGTTCTGAACCGCTTCCGGCTCATCCCATTGGACAAGATTGACCAGGTGGTGATGTCGTATGGTGGTCTGCGGGGGGCGGTGGCATTTGCTCTGGTGGTGCTGCTGGATGGCGAGCAGGTCAAAGCCAAAGATTACTTTGTGGCAACAACCATTGTGGTGGTCTTCTTCACGGTGATGTTCCAG GGTCTGACAATCAAACCTCTTGTGAAGTGGCTGAAGGTTCCTCGTTCCTCGAGCAGGAAGCCAACCATCAATGAGGAGATCCATGAGAGG gCCTTTGACCACATCCTCACAGCAGTAGAAGACATCGCAGGACTGCAGGGTTACCACCACTGGAGAGACAA gtgggAGCAGTTTGATAAGAACTACCTGAGTAAACTGCTGCTCAGAAAGTCTGTGTACAGGAAGAGTGAACTGTGGGAGGCCTATCAGAAGATCAACATCAGAGATGCCATCAGTGTCATTGACCAG ggtggAAACGTCCTGACCTCAGCTCGCCTCTCTCTTCCTTCGATGGCGAGCAGAGCTTCTTTCCCTGAGTTCACCAACGTCACCAACTACct gCGTGAGAACGGCAGTGGTGTGTGTCTGGATCTGCAGGTGATCGATAATGTCCCCGGAGCCAAAGTAGAGGAAGACACAGAGACTCATCACGTCCTCGCAGAGAATCTCTACAAACCCAGGAGACGG TATCAATCCCACTACAGTCGTCACTTCATGTCTCTGGGGGAGAAGGAGCGTCAGGACCGTGAGGTTTTCCAGAGGAACATGAAGAGTCGAATGGAGACTTTCAAGTCCACTCGTTACAAAAGACACAAGAAGGAGCGAAGTCTCAAGAAG CGTCAAGGACCCGACACcaaagaggacagagacaaaccCAGACGTAACGTCAGCTGGcaagacacag ATCAAGTGTTTGTTTCCGTGGAGTCAGACGAGGAGAAAGATGAACACTCAGAtgcagagaaggaggaagatGTCGGGATTACCTTCGTAGCTCGCAAAACTGAAACACCGAAACCACGACCAAAGTCAG TACCACCTGCTGTGGGGGACAGTCACAGTCCGACAGCTGCTCCCCCTTCACTTACCACTGGGGGCAGTCTCTTACCGTGGAAGGGCAGCGTGAGCTCACCACCGCCTTGCGTGTCTGTTGAGGCCACAAAGATCATCCCTGTGGACCTGCAGCAGGCCTGGAACCAGAGCATCTCCTCTCTGGAGAGCGTCTCTTCTCCTCCCGCCCACACAGAGCCCGTCCACCCTCGGGTGTCCGCCCTCTCAAGACTGGGAGTACCACGCCCAGTTTCCTACTCACCGCCGGGCAGCGTAGGAGGCTGCACCTCTTCCATCGGATCACAGGTGGTTCAGAGCTCCCTCTGTTtcccagagaagaagaaagaggaggagatggaggaggagcaagagaaggaagaagaggCTGAGCTTCAGCCTCTTCTGGCACCTCCCACCTCCCCGACGAAACCGCCACCTCCTCCAGGCTCCGCCCCCAGCtcagggaagaggaggaaaccGTCAGTCTACCTGAGGAGTCTGGTGACAACGCCCTCCACTGGCAGCAATGAATCACACAGCCGAGGTCCCACTCAGCTGTAG
- the slc9a5 gene encoding sodium/hydrogen exchanger 5 isoform X2 codes for MKMQFPLLLLLLLFSATADLSGTADLRETGLSIPASAPPLHLCPQSGAPRDLAPPGLASARSAAGEPEEAQNVGHHGGGFRVVQWEWTYVQTPYIIAMWLLVASVAKILFHFSQHFTTVVPESCMLILLGLVLGGVVLVANKKQLYQLDPALFFLFLLPTIVGDAGYFMSARLFFDNLGAILTYAVVGTLWNAFCCGFSLYAAKLLQVIDERVEADLMDFLLFGALISAVDPVAVLAVFEEVHVNDTLFIIVFGESLVNDAVTVVLYKVYISFVEVGVENVETADYFKGVASFFIVSIGGTLVGVVFAVILGFITRFTKKVRIIEPLFVFLLVYLAYLTAELFSLSAILSMTFCGIGANKYVEANISQKSRTTVKYTMKTLASIAETIIFIFLGISAVDKSKWAWDTGLVSCTLVFIFVFRAVGVIGQTWVLNRFRLIPLDKIDQVVMSYGGLRGAVAFALVVLLDGEQVKAKDYFVATTIVVVFFTVMFQGLTIKPLVKWLKVPRSSSRKPTINEEIHERAFDHILTAVEDIAGLQGYHHWRDKWEQFDKNYLSKLLLRKSVYRKSELWEAYQKINIRDAISVIDQGGNVLTSARLSLPSMASRASFPEFTNVTNYLRENGSGVCLDLQVIDNVPGAKVEEDTETHHVLAENLYKPRRRYQSHYSRHFMSLGEKERQDREVFQRNMKSRMETFKSTRYKRHKKERSLKKRQGPDTKEDRDKPRRNVSWQDTVPPAVGDSHSPTAAPPSLTTGGSLLPWKGSVSSPPPCVSVEATKIIPVDLQQAWNQSISSLESVSSPPAHTEPVHPRVSALSRLGVPRPVSYSPPGSVGGCTSSIGSQVVQSSLCFPEKKKEEEMEEEQEKEEEAELQPLLAPPTSPTKPPPPPGSAPSSGKRRKPSVYLRSLVTTPSTGSNESHSRGPTQL; via the exons ATGAAGATGCAgttcccgctgctgctgctgctgcttcttttctcTGCCACCGCGGACCTGTCGGGTACCGCGGACCTCCGGGAGACGGGGCTCAGCATCCCTGCCTCCGCCCCCCCGCTCCACCTCTGTCCACAGTCCGGAGCACCGCGCGACCTCGCGCCACCCGGTCTTGCGTCGGCCCGATCAGCCGCGGGGGAGCCCGAGGAGGCGCAGAATGTCGGTCATCACGGCGGCGGGTTCCGTGTGGTCCAGTGGGAGTGGACCTACGTCCAGACCCCGTACATCATCGCTATGTGGCTGCTGGTGGCCAGTGTAGCCAAGatcc TGTTCCATTTCTCTCAGCACTTCACCACCGTGGTTCCAGAGAGTTGCATGCTGATCCTGCTGGGTCTGGTTCTGGGCGGAGTTGTGTTGGTAGCCAATAAGAAGCAACTGTATCAACTTGACCCcgccctcttcttcctcttcctgctgcCGACCATCGTGGGCGACGCCGGCTACTTCATGTCGGCCCGCCTCTTCTTTGACAACCTGGGCGCCATCCTGACGTACGCCGTGGTGGGAACGCTGTGGAACGCCTTCTGCTGCGGCTTCAGTCTGTACGCTGCCAAACTGCTGCAGGTCATAG atgagcGTGTGGAGGCTGACCTCATGGACTTCCTATTGTTTGGCGCTCTGATCTCAGCCGTTGACCCGGTGGCGGTTCTTGCCGTGTTTGAAGAAGTTCACGTCAACGACACGCTCTTCATCATCGTGTTTGGAGAATCTCTGGTGAACGACGCCGTCACCGTG gtctTATATAAAGTGTACATTTCCTTTGTGGAGGTAGGGGTGGAGAACGTGGAGACAGCAGACTACTTCAAAGGCGTGG CCTCCTTCTTCATCGTCAGCATCGGTGGGACTCTGGTGGGTGTGGTCTTCGCCGTCATCCTGGGCTTCATCACTCGCTTCACTAAGAAGGTCCGTATCATCGAGCCACTCTTCGTCTTCCTGCTCGTCTACCTGGCGTACCTGACCGCCGAGCTCTTCTCGCTGTCCGCCATTTTGTC aATGACCTTCTGTGGCATCGGAGCCAACAAATACGTGGAGGCCAACATTTCGCAGAAGTCTCGGACGACGGTGAAGTACACGATGAAGACGCTGGCGAGCATCGCAgaaaccatcatcttcatcttcctcgGCATCTCCGCCGTCGACAAGTCCAAGTGGGCGTGGGACACGGGCCTGGTGTCCTGCACCCTCGTCTTCATCTTTGTCTTCAGAGCTGTGG GTGTGATTGGTCAGACCTGGGTTCTGAACCGCTTCCGGCTCATCCCATTGGACAAGATTGACCAGGTGGTGATGTCGTATGGTGGTCTGCGGGGGGCGGTGGCATTTGCTCTGGTGGTGCTGCTGGATGGCGAGCAGGTCAAAGCCAAAGATTACTTTGTGGCAACAACCATTGTGGTGGTCTTCTTCACGGTGATGTTCCAG GGTCTGACAATCAAACCTCTTGTGAAGTGGCTGAAGGTTCCTCGTTCCTCGAGCAGGAAGCCAACCATCAATGAGGAGATCCATGAGAGG gCCTTTGACCACATCCTCACAGCAGTAGAAGACATCGCAGGACTGCAGGGTTACCACCACTGGAGAGACAA gtgggAGCAGTTTGATAAGAACTACCTGAGTAAACTGCTGCTCAGAAAGTCTGTGTACAGGAAGAGTGAACTGTGGGAGGCCTATCAGAAGATCAACATCAGAGATGCCATCAGTGTCATTGACCAG ggtggAAACGTCCTGACCTCAGCTCGCCTCTCTCTTCCTTCGATGGCGAGCAGAGCTTCTTTCCCTGAGTTCACCAACGTCACCAACTACct gCGTGAGAACGGCAGTGGTGTGTGTCTGGATCTGCAGGTGATCGATAATGTCCCCGGAGCCAAAGTAGAGGAAGACACAGAGACTCATCACGTCCTCGCAGAGAATCTCTACAAACCCAGGAGACGG TATCAATCCCACTACAGTCGTCACTTCATGTCTCTGGGGGAGAAGGAGCGTCAGGACCGTGAGGTTTTCCAGAGGAACATGAAGAGTCGAATGGAGACTTTCAAGTCCACTCGTTACAAAAGACACAAGAAGGAGCGAAGTCTCAAGAAG CGTCAAGGACCCGACACcaaagaggacagagacaaaccCAGACGTAACGTCAGCTGGcaagacacag TACCACCTGCTGTGGGGGACAGTCACAGTCCGACAGCTGCTCCCCCTTCACTTACCACTGGGGGCAGTCTCTTACCGTGGAAGGGCAGCGTGAGCTCACCACCGCCTTGCGTGTCTGTTGAGGCCACAAAGATCATCCCTGTGGACCTGCAGCAGGCCTGGAACCAGAGCATCTCCTCTCTGGAGAGCGTCTCTTCTCCTCCCGCCCACACAGAGCCCGTCCACCCTCGGGTGTCCGCCCTCTCAAGACTGGGAGTACCACGCCCAGTTTCCTACTCACCGCCGGGCAGCGTAGGAGGCTGCACCTCTTCCATCGGATCACAGGTGGTTCAGAGCTCCCTCTGTTtcccagagaagaagaaagaggaggagatggaggaggagcaagagaaggaagaagaggCTGAGCTTCAGCCTCTTCTGGCACCTCCCACCTCCCCGACGAAACCGCCACCTCCTCCAGGCTCCGCCCCCAGCtcagggaagaggaggaaaccGTCAGTCTACCTGAGGAGTCTGGTGACAACGCCCTCCACTGGCAGCAATGAATCACACAGCCGAGGTCCCACTCAGCTGTAG